In one window of Caballeronia sp. TF1N1 DNA:
- a CDS encoding YihY/virulence factor BrkB family protein yields MTREVPTSSTPVAVGRTSRFGWVAWFVDPVRQWIQDHCLMFSASISFFAAFSLAPTLVIVIAVASVFFGADAVQGRLFDEISGVVGPDAAHALEAIVANAWHADIARSTALLSAGGVLIGASATFSSLHSALNVIWPTPIVSAKESIVSLLRVRLMSFGLVVGSGLLVVALLVLDALVEVLGHWAFGDGNPFIILSSVTQRAISLGMLMLAFTLLLKFLPTTRMMWRDAALGATAAAMLFEAGKRLFAFYLAHAGTANMFGAAGSLAIILMWLYYSAAVFLLGAELAATAARRRTHREAGWR; encoded by the coding sequence ATGACCCGAGAAGTTCCGACCTCTTCCACGCCTGTCGCTGTCGGCCGCACGTCGCGTTTCGGCTGGGTTGCGTGGTTCGTCGATCCCGTCAGGCAATGGATTCAGGACCATTGCCTGATGTTCTCCGCATCGATTTCGTTTTTCGCGGCGTTCTCGTTGGCGCCGACGCTCGTCATCGTCATCGCGGTCGCGAGCGTTTTCTTCGGCGCGGATGCCGTGCAAGGCAGACTCTTCGATGAAATCAGCGGCGTGGTCGGCCCCGATGCGGCGCACGCGCTCGAAGCCATCGTCGCCAACGCGTGGCACGCGGATATCGCGCGCAGCACGGCGCTGCTTTCGGCGGGCGGCGTGCTGATCGGCGCGTCGGCGACGTTTTCATCGCTGCATAGCGCGCTCAACGTGATCTGGCCCACGCCTATCGTGAGCGCGAAGGAAAGCATCGTCTCGCTGCTGCGCGTTCGGCTGATGTCTTTCGGCCTGGTCGTCGGCTCCGGCTTGTTGGTGGTTGCGTTGCTCGTGCTCGATGCGCTCGTCGAAGTGCTCGGCCATTGGGCTTTCGGCGACGGCAATCCGTTCATCATTCTGTCGAGCGTCACGCAGCGCGCGATTTCACTTGGCATGCTCATGCTCGCGTTCACGCTTCTGCTCAAGTTCTTGCCGACCACGCGCATGATGTGGCGCGACGCCGCGTTGGGCGCAACCGCGGCGGCCATGTTGTTCGAGGCGGGCAAGCGACTGTTTGCGTTTTATCTCGCGCATGCGGGCACGGCGAACATGTTCGGCGCGGCGGGGTCGCTCGCGATCATCCTCATGTGGCTCTACTATTCGGCGGCGGTTTTTCTGCTCGGCGCGGAGCTGGCGGCAACGGCGGCACGCAGGCGCACGCATCGGGAAGCAGGCTGGCGTTAG